tttagtttttttttttaatttattaattgcaATTCGTGATCAAATTTTAGATCTTCTTtacaatatttttcttaaaaagttGATTTCCCTGTCTGTTTTTCCTCGTAGCAATAGTTTGTTGATCAGTTGATTTCTTGGCTTGATGATTGCTGTAAATTACAATTAATTCTTCCATGTCTGGGATTTAGTTCTTAATGTTGAATTGAAACTCTTATAGTACTAATTAGTATATACGCAATTTTGCATGTGTGGCGGTAACCCGTTGGGAATATGATTTAATTAGAGTGCTAGTTTTCTGGGTTTAAGCTGAAGGTAATGGTTGAAAACATAACTTAGGGCTTAGGTCTGAGCTGCAAAATTTTCTATTTGTTCCTTGTCTTTTAAGTTATTAGTAGTGTTTGGGAACATAGATTTCAaaactttgatttgggtttaaaaaTAGTGCAAATTTTGTAATTATCAACACTTACAAAGGTAACATTCATGATTATTTCCGAAATCACTGCATTTGTTGGATGCCTATTTAGTTGTGAATTTAAAATTTCTATAGTATTTATGAGTCTCaggaatttgtgtttttataccTTTCAAATATAAGATCATATCAAATTGCAACTAATTTATTCATAATGTATACATTTCATTCATACAGTTTATATATCATCagaatttcaaatttatgtttcTCAAATGTAACATTAAAAGAATGCTGATTATCCGTGCAATGCTCGTAGGTCTAGTTTTGAATTTTATCCCTGTACTTCATGAAAACTGAGAAGTTGGTCCCTCTACTTTAGTTTGTTGTATTGTGGTCCTTGTATTCTGTGGAAATGAGAAGTTAGTCCAATTAGATAATTTTGCTAAACCTTGTCATTAAATTGCTGACTtgcaattcaacaatttatatgtgaagaattaataaaaatcagtagttcaacaatttatatgctacaaattaacaaaaatagCAGTTTAAGTTCATGTGTTTGCCAACAATTGGACTAACTTCCCAGTTTTTGTGTAAAAGCACAAGGATCAAAATCTGACAAATTAGAGGGACTAACTTTTCTGTTTCCATAAAATAGAGATGCAATTCATAATTAGACCAATGCACTTACATGGTCAATTACACTTTTTTGTCTTCTATGTATGAATCTGGATTCCATTTTTCATgttccattattttttatttggtaaTTTGCTCCTTGCAGGTGGACTCCTTATGGAAATACTAAGTGCATCATTTGCAAGCAGCAAGTGCACCAAGACGGCAAGTATTGTCACACTTGTGCTTATTCCAAAGGTATGACGGTTTGGTGTTGCTATATCTTGCCATTTGATTGATTTTGTGATTCAATTTTTGTAACATCGGATACATGTGTGTTCTATAGGTGTATGTGCGATGTGTGGCAAGCAAGTGCTCGACACCAAGCTTTACAAGCAGAGCAATGTATAATAAGGAAGGGGCATTAGCTGTTCTTCAAGTAGATACCTTAGTTGCTCGTTGTCATTGACAACACATGAACATGATCGCGAAGGCTGTATAAGATTGTCAATGTTAATGTTTATCTTGCATACTCACCGGTCATCTTTCTGGTCATTTGTATTTCATTTCTTTCCATGATTTTTACTAGCAAACGGAACCCTTTTAATTTACTATGCTATTAATCATGTCTATAGCTGGAGTAACTATGGCGGTAATAACAACTCGACACGTTTCCAAAGGAAACGAGAGAATAATGAGTAGGCTTGAGTGTGTATATATTCTCTTGTCTCAAGTCTTTGAATCGGATTGGTCGGTCGGACCGGGAATCAATTGGGGTACCTCTTTGGCGAGGGATTTTGAACCAGTTGATTTGGGCAAAAAATCAGTTGAATCGAGTGAATaggattttgattttattttttgaaaatttaatgatttatttaatcgaatTGGTTGGACCAATTAAATCGATCAAATCAGTTGAATCTATGAAACTATGGTCTGATTGGTTCGACCATCGAATTGGTTTTAATCAGTTAAGTCTGCTTCAAGCATGTGCTTCAATCATCCTTAAAAAACCCTGACAGCTTAATCTACCAATATCGGAATCATGAAGGTTTTAAGCATTCAACGCCGTGACAGGAGCATTCATCATTTTAATATACTCTGAAAATCATACATTAAGCTTTGCATATCTGCAGGGAATCATGGCAATGGATCTTTCATTGCAGTTTTTGTTCTCTTCTTTAGTTACAGCTTCCCTTGTTACTCTTACCGTTGCTCAACAACAGCGTCTATACCTAGACCACTCTTGTTCAGAGTCAGGTGGTAACTTCACCAGAAACAGCACTTATGAGACCAACCTCAATCACTTGCTTTCGTCTTTCTTCCACAACACAACACATGAAAACGGCTTCTACAATTTTTCATCAGGCCAAGGCTCCGAGATGGCAAACGCAATTGCACTTTGCAGAGGAGATGCGAGCTCAAGTGATTGCTTCAACTGCATCAATAGCGCAAACGCTGAGCTCAGAGATCGCTGCCCTAACCAAAGAGAGGCGATTATATGGTATGACTATTGCATGTTCCGCTACACAAATCACTCCATCCTTGGTAACATGGAAATCAACCCTATTTTCTACATGTGGAATGAAAATAACGTGAGGAATGTAGCTGCTTTTAGTCAGGCGTTGGGTTCTTTATTGAACAACCTAACAAATACGGCTTCATCGGGGACTTCGCTTGGAAAGTTTGCAACTGGAAACACACGAGTTGGACCTTCCCAAACAATATATGCGCTTCTTCAATGCACTGCCGATGTCAAACAGATTGATTGCAGCTCTTGCTTGTCTCAGGCCATTGGACTTATCCCGAAATGCTGTAACGGAAAACAAGGAGGCAGGGTAGGTATGGCTGGTTGTAATATTAGGTTTGACATTGAACGATTCTATAATCTTACTGCTGCTGATAGTGGTACAATGCCAACACCAGCATCCTCACCCTCATATTCCCCGCCATCAAACAATACAACAACAACAGGTAACGCTTTCTCAAGAGTATTCAGATACTTTCATATCCTGTTTGCTTATGCAATTGGGGAGATCCAAACTTAATTATTTCTTCATTCATAAAGGAAACACCTTGAAATTTTGCAGGAAATAAGAGTAATTCATCTCAAACTACTATTATCGTATCTGTATCTACTGTTTCTTTTGTTCTACTTCTAATTTCCAGCTGCGTCTTCATCATTTCAAGGTTGAGGAAGCCAAAGCTGAAACCTCAAAGTAAGTAGAAGTGTCAAtttattgattttctttcttttgaaacGTTGTGACTGAAtctacaatttacttgtttttgtttcattttttacaCCTCTGAAGAGCATGAAGCAACTGAAGCAGTGGATGAACTCATAACTGAAGAGTCTTTACAATATGATTTAAACACCATTAGAGCTGCAACAGATCACTTTTCTGATGCAAATAAGCTTGGGCAAGGTGGATTTGGAGCAGTTTATAAGGTAATAcgttagaatttaaaaaaaaaaaaggtattgcACCAAATCATAAGTTCAATTAGCATAtacttacacacatatatattattcattctGATATCTTGTCAGGGCACACTTGCTGGTGGAAAATTAATAGCAGTGAAAAGGTTATCTTCAGATTCTAGACAAGGAGACTTTGAATTCAAAAACGAGGTTCAGTTAATGGCCAATCTTCAGCACAGGAATTTGGTTAGGCTTCAAGGTTTCTGCCTTGAAGGAAAAGAAAGGCTTCTCATCTATGAGTTTGTGCCTAATGGAAGTTTGGATAAATTCTTATTTGGTATGATATGTCAGTGTATTAATGTATTATAGAATCTCTGCTACAAAGCTAAACACcagcaaccatttttatttcattaattcaaATTTGTACATTTATGGTGATGTAGATCCAGTTAAGAAAGCGTATTTGGATTGGGAAAGACGATACAAAATCATAGGAGGTGTTGCTCGCGGACTTCTCTACCTTCATCAAGATTCTCGACTAAGAATTATTCATCGAGATCTCAAAGCTGGCAATATATTGTTAGATGCAGAGATGACGCCCAAAATTGCAGATTTTGGCACGGCAAGATTGTGTGCTGTGGATCAAACTCAAGGTGCTACCAGTAGAATTGTGGGAACATAGTAAGTACtccaaaataaatttttgattGATGATTGGTAATTATTGTCACTCAGAATAACATAATCAGGAcgattcaaaaaaagaaaagtacTTAATTTTTCTTATATCGATTGCCTTGTAGTGGATACATGGCCCCTGAATATGCAATGCATGGGCAATTTTCTGTTAAATCAGATGTTTTTAGTTTCGGTGTATTGATTTTGGAGATTTTAAGTGGTCAAAAGAACAAGGTTTTTCAAAATGGGGGTGATACAGAACATCTTCTAAACTTTGTAAGTATCCAAATCTTCTGCATATTATGATGCTTTAAAAGAATGTCGAGTTTATCACTTCGCACGACTTAAACCTTACAGGCATGGAGAAATTGGGAGGCTGGGACAGCATTTGATCTTGTAGACTCCAGTTTGAGGGATGGATCAAGAAGTGAGCTAATGAGATGCATCCACATTGGGCTGCTTTGTGTTCAAGAAAAAGTAGCTCGGAGACCAAACATGGGTGCAGTTGTTCTAATGCTTACTAGCTACTCTGTCACTCTCCCACTACCCTCAGAGCCTGCATTTTTTATGCACAGCAAAGCTCAATCGGAGGTGCAGCGGTCGCAGGACTTAAATTCAGGGACAACAATATCAAGTCGATCTGGAAATGAAGTTGCTGTAGCCTCAGAAAATGAATTATCCATTACCGAGCTGTATCCAAGATAGCAATTTGGTCATTTGTACGTATTTTGTGTGTTAAAATTCAGCCTCATTATCATTCTTGATTGTAATAAAATTCAGATTTTTCATTCATAGAAAAGAGTACAAGGTTGAAGTTTCATATCCATCTTCTTTC
This window of the Gossypium hirsutum isolate 1008001.06 chromosome A09, Gossypium_hirsutum_v2.1, whole genome shotgun sequence genome carries:
- the LOC107948522 gene encoding cysteine-rich receptor-like protein kinase 26, giving the protein MAMDLSLQFLFSSLVTASLVTLTVAQQQRLYLDHSCSESGGNFTRNSTYETNLNHLLSSFFHNTTHENGFYNFSSGQGSEMANAIALCRGDASSSDCFNCINSANAELRDRCPNQREAIIWYDYCMFRYTNHSILGNMEINPIFYMWNENNVRNVAAFSQALGSLLNNLTNTASSGTSLGKFATGNTRVGPSQTIYALLQCTADVKQIDCSSCLSQAIGLIPKCCNGKQGGRVGMAGCNIRFDIERFYNLTAADSGTMPTPASSPSYSPPSNNTTTTGNKSNSSQTTIIVSVSTVSFVLLLISSCVFIISRLRKPKLKPQKHEATEAVDELITEESLQYDLNTIRAATDHFSDANKLGQGGFGAVYKGTLAGGKLIAVKRLSSDSRQGDFEFKNEVQLMANLQHRNLVRLQGFCLEGKERLLIYEFVPNGSLDKFLFDPVKKAYLDWERRYKIIGGVARGLLYLHQDSRLRIIHRDLKAGNILLDAEMTPKIADFGTARLCAVDQTQGATSRIVGTYGYMAPEYAMHGQFSVKSDVFSFGVLILEILSGQKNKVFQNGGDTEHLLNFAWRNWEAGTAFDLVDSSLRDGSRSELMRCIHIGLLCVQEKVARRPNMGAVVLMLTSYSVTLPLPSEPAFFMHSKAQSEVQRSQDLNSGTTISSRSGNEVAVASENELSITELYPR
- the LOC107948523 gene encoding cysteine-rich PDZ-binding protein; translated protein: MVCEKCQKKLSKVIVPDKWKEGASNTNESGGRKINENKLLSKKRRWTPYGNTKCIICKQQVHQDGKYCHTCAYSKGVCAMCGKQVLDTKLYKQSNV